The following are from one region of the Zymoseptoria tritici IPO323 chromosome 13, whole genome shotgun sequence genome:
- the GTC2401 gene encoding FACT complex protein (Similar to Saccharomyces cerevisiae SPT16 protein which is a subunit of the heterodimeric FACT complex (Spt16p-Pob3p). The yeast protein facilitates RNA Polymerase II transcription elongation through nucleosomes by destabilizing and then reassembling nucleosome structure.. ...) produces MADEVSIDKAVFHNRLSNLITAWKGDKRSGNHVFGDAGSIVVVMGKSDEAQGFHKANGLQFWLLGYEFPATLFLITLEAMYIVTTKKKAAYLEVLKDGKTPVEILVRGKDAEENTKQFERMLETIKTAGKKVGVLTKETSTGPFVAEWKSAFGDISKDVEEVDVSAALSAAMAVKDENELRAIRNAASASAYVMKDYFVETMSDILDKEKKITHKAFAEKVSNKLDDEKFFRGIKGVGKFDSLQLDWSVPPSVQSGGNFDLKLATEPDDNNLHQPGVIISALGLRYQTYASTIARTYLVEPNKTQESMYKLLLSVHEAVIKELRDGVQAKDVYNKAVAVIKAKKPELVENFVKSVGAGIGIEAKDSTLVLNAKNTRQLKDGMTFAITTGFANLENPSPRDKKRDATYSLLLSDTVRVTGTGDAYCFTKDAPRDMESASFFFNDEDEQEAKPKAKPKKDPRVGAVASSNITKTRLRGQGGATQNEEKEAARREHQKELHDKKHKEGLAQYTEGHGNLNGTEEKKFKRFESYKRDTQFPARVKQLEVLVDQKNYSLVLPIMGRPVPFHINTVKNATTSTEGGFCYLRINFLSPGQGVGRKDDQPFEDPNAQFIRSLTFRSKDNSRMEDIKDQITEIKKSAVRKEQEKKDMEDVVEQDKLIEIRNRRPFRLENIYLRPAIESKRVGGAVEIHQNGLRYNHLGNQKIDILFGNIKHLFFQPCVGELIVIIHVHLINPIILGKKKTKDLQFYREATEMQFDETGNRKRKHRYGDEEEFEAEQEEKRRRALLDKEFRNFAEKIADAGKSEGISVDMPFRELGFNGVPSRSSVTIQPTTDCLVQLTEPPFLVLTLTDIEVVHLERVQFGLKQFDMVIVFKDFTRPPSHINTIPVEALDGVRDWLDSVDIPFSEGPLNLNWATIMKTVIQDPHEFFKEGGWSFLSNESDSEGEDEESEESAFEVSEEDLASDVSSEDESEFDDDASAEASEADDGSDDEEGEDWDEMEKKAKRKDREGGLDDEDSDRGKSKSKGKKR; encoded by the coding sequence ATGGCGGACGAAGTGAGCATCGACAAGGCCGTGTTCCACAACCGTCTGTCGAACCTCATCACCGCGTGGAAGGGCGACAAGCGCAGCGGCAATCATGTCTTTGGAGATGCGGGCAGCATCGTGGTGGTCATGGGCAAGAGCGACGAGGCTCAAGGATTTCACAAGGCAAATGGTCTGCAATTCTGGCTGCTAGGCTATGAGTTTCCCGCCACTCTATTCCTCATCACACTCGAGGCCATGTACATCGTCACGACGAAGAAAAAGGCTGCATACTTGGAGGTGCTGAAGGATGGCAAGACACCGGTGGAGATTCTGGTCCGTGGCAAGGATGCCGAGGAGAACACCAAGCAGTTCGAGCGCATGCTTGAGACTATCAAGACCGCCGGCAAGAAGGTCGGCGTACTCACAAAGGAGACTTCCACTGGACCATTTGTCGCGGAATGGAAGAGTGCATTTGGCGATATCAGCaaggatgtggaggaggtcgaCGTGAGCGCTGCTCTGTCCGCTGCCATGGCCGTCAAGGACGAGAACGAGCTCCGTGCGATTCGCAACGCCGCAAGTGCTTCTGCCTACGTCATGAAGGACTACTTCGTCGAGACCATGTCCGACATCCtcgacaaggagaagaagattaCGCACAAGGCATTCGCGGAAAAGGTCAGTAACAAGCTGGACGATGAGAAGTTCTTCCGCGGCATCAAGGGTGTCGGCAAGTTCGACTCTCTGCAACTGGACTGGAGCGTGCCACCATCCGTGCAGAGTGGCGGAAACTTCGACCTCAAACTCGCAACTGAGCCAGACGACAACAACCTGCACCAGCCTGGTGTGATCATCTCTGCCCTTGGCCTGCGATATCAGACCTACGCTTCCACCATCGCCCGCACATATCTCGTCGAGCCGAACAAGACTCAGGAGAGCATGTACAAGCTTCTGTTGTCCGTCCACGAGGCAGTCATCAAGGAGTTGCGCGATGGAGTTCAGGCCAAGGATGTGTACAACAAGGCCGTGGCTGTGATCAAAGCCAAGAAGCCGGAACTGGTCGAGAACTTTGTGAAGTCGGTCGGAGCGGGTATTGGTATTGAAGCCAAGGACAGCACTCTGGTACTGAACGCAAAGAACACCCGTCAGCTCAAGGATGGCATGACCTTTGCGATCACCACTGGTTTCGCCAACCTCGAAAACCCCAGTCCGCGAGACAAGAAGCGAGATGCCACATACTCACTCCTGCTGAGCGACACTGTCCGTGTGACCGGTACTGGAGACGCCTACTGCTTCACCAAGGATGCGCCGCGGGATATGGAGAGTGCATCATTCTTCTTcaacgatgaagacgagcagGAGGCGAAGCCCAAGGCCAAGCCAAAGAAGGACCCGCGCGTGGGCGCCGTGGCTTCGTCAAACATCACCAAGACCCGCCTGCGCGGACAAGGCGGTGCTACCCAGAACGAAGAGAAAGAGGCTGCACGACGAGAGCATCAAAAGGAGCTGCACGACAAGAAACACAAGGAGGGTCTGGCACAGTACACCGAAGGACACGGCAATCTGAACGGAACCGAGGAAAAGAAATTCAAGCGATTCGAGTCGTACAAACGAGACACCCAATTTCCTGCTCGAGTCAAGCAGTTGGAAGTCCTTGTGGATCAAAAGAACTACTCTCTTGTCCTCCCAATCATGGGTCGTCCAGTGCCATTCCACATCAATACAGTCAAGAATGCAACAACTAGCACAGAGGGCGGCTTCTGCTATCTGCGCATCAACTTCCTCTCTCCTGGCCAAGGTGTCGGCAGAAAAGACGATCAGCCTTTTGAAGACCCCAATGCGCAATTCATCCGGTCACTCACTTTCCGCAGCAAGGACAACTCGCGCATGGAGGACATCAAGGATCAGATTACCGAGATCAAGAAGTCAGCAGTGCGCAAGgagcaagagaagaaggacatgGAGGATGTTGTCGAGCAGGACAAATTGATCGAAATCCGCAACCGCCGCCCATTCCGATTGGAGAACATCTACCTCCGACCAGCCATCGAGAGCAAGCGTGTGGGTGGTGCGGTTGAGATTCACCAAAATGGTCTGCGATACAACCATTTGGGCAACCAAAAGATCGACATTCTCTTCGGCAACATCAAGCACCTCTTCTTCCAGCCGTGTGTGGGCGAATTGATCGTCATCATCCACGTGCATCTCATCAATCCGATCATTCttggcaagaagaagaccaaggACCTTCAATTCTACCGCGAGGCTACCGAGATGCAATTCGACGAGACTGGCAACCGGAAACGCAAGCATCGTTacggagatgaggaggaattcGAGGCTgagcaggaggagaagcgcCGTCGTGCTTTGCTCGACAAGGAGTTCCGCAACTTTGCCGAGAAAATTGCCGATGCCGGCAAGAGTGAGGGCATCTCCGTCGACATGCCATTCCGCGAGTTGGGTTTCAACGGTGTGCCGAGTCGCAGCTCCGTCACCATCCAGCCAACAACCGACTGCCTTGTCCAGCTCACTGAGCCTCCATTCTTGGTACTCACCCTCACCGATATTGAGGTCGTTCATCTCGAACGTGTACAGTTCGGACTGAAGCAATTCGACATGGTCATCGTCTTCAAGGACTTTACCCGTCCGCCATCACACATCAACACCATTCCCGTGGAAGCTCTCGATGGTGTGCGTGACTGGCTTGACAGCGTTGATATTCCCTTCTCCGAAGGTCCACTCAACCTCAACTGGGCGACCATCATGAAGACTGTGATTCAAGACCCTCATGAGTTTTTCAAGGAGGGTGGATGGTCATTCTTGTCCAACGAGTCTGACTCGGAAGGGGAAGACgaggagtcggaggagaGCGCGTTCGAAGTCAGCGAAGAGGATCTCGCGAGCGACGTCTCTAGTGAAGACGAATCAGagttcgacgacgatgccaGCGCAGAGGCGAGTGAAGCCGACGATGGtagtgatgatgaggaaggcgaagattGGGACGAAATGGAGAAGAAAGCGAAGCGGAAGGACCGCGAGGGAGGactggacgatgaggacTCTGACCGAGGCAAGTCCAAGTCGAAGGGCAAAAAGCGTTGA